In a single window of the Streptomyces sp. CGMCC 4.7035 genome:
- a CDS encoding nitroreductase/quinone reductase family protein — MPNAFNQQIIDEFRAHRGRVGGPFEGARLLLLTTTGARTGTPHTTPVGYYPDGGDRVLVIASAGGSPQHPDWFRNLVANPQVTVETGVFTYEATAVVLDRAARDRAFARAVESDPGWAEYQARTDRVIPVVALHENARPGPPNIDASSPGEAVKAVHDVFRRELGLIRKEFTAVRGGPALGAQLRVNCLTLCRGLHNHHTGEDVAMFPFLADRHPELAPVLDRLRREHERIAALLDDLRRVVSREDADPALVLREVECLISELEAHLAYEEEKLVPLLG; from the coding sequence ATGCCCAACGCCTTCAATCAACAGATCATCGATGAGTTCCGTGCCCACCGCGGCCGCGTGGGCGGCCCCTTCGAGGGCGCGCGACTGCTCCTGCTGACCACCACCGGCGCCCGCACCGGCACCCCGCACACCACCCCCGTCGGCTACTACCCCGACGGCGGTGACCGCGTCCTCGTGATCGCGTCGGCGGGCGGCTCCCCCCAACACCCCGACTGGTTCCGCAACCTCGTGGCGAACCCCCAGGTCACCGTGGAAACAGGCGTGTTCACCTACGAGGCGACAGCGGTCGTCCTGGACCGCGCCGCACGCGACCGCGCCTTCGCCCGCGCCGTCGAGAGCGACCCCGGCTGGGCCGAGTACCAGGCCAGGACCGACCGTGTCATCCCGGTCGTCGCCCTCCACGAGAACGCCCGGCCGGGCCCGCCGAACATCGACGCGTCCTCCCCCGGTGAGGCCGTCAAGGCCGTCCATGACGTCTTCCGCCGCGAACTCGGCCTCATAAGGAAGGAGTTCACCGCCGTGCGCGGCGGCCCCGCCCTCGGCGCCCAGCTCCGGGTCAACTGCCTCACGCTCTGCAGGGGCCTGCACAACCACCACACCGGCGAGGACGTCGCCATGTTCCCGTTCCTCGCCGACCGCCACCCGGAACTCGCCCCGGTCCTCGACCGGCTGCGCCGCGAACACGAGCGGATCGCCGCCCTCCTCGACGACCTGCGCCGGGTCGTCTCGCGGGAGGACGCCGACCCCGCTCTCGTGCTCCGCGAGGTGGAATGCCTCATCAGCGAGCTGGAGGCCCATCTGGCCTACGAGGAGGAGAAGTTGGTCCCCCTGCTCGGGTGA